The Henckelia pumila isolate YLH828 chromosome 2, ASM3356847v2, whole genome shotgun sequence genome includes a window with the following:
- the LOC140878316 gene encoding uncharacterized protein, producing the protein MASHEQTPSEGPQQGRNIVIPLEQLESYVQDMIQKSLAATKQPRSKEITMEEEENRGNPNPDARTREGEEEESSWMHSIQPSVANELHELRRKIQKLEEEDPKMAWSIKIPGYPFSLEVIEEPLPSHYKSAKIQEYDGSTDPEEHLARFENVFEKLEPQSVRSFAEFKQVFLQHFSSSKWYRKTTYSLFEAKQSGEKSLRTYIKRFNKITLEVPTCAQETKITAFTQGLREGEFFKSLVKKAPQTFEDLLARAEKYINMEEAQKQKKEVARRKGGRDQGRSRENHDLMGRLSRYAPHRGIRDRTVHVCEEGVEVQTPVSREKFGECRTLQQRHQLPYTRDGKPVQKKPRSLPWFQGSQVSVPPRDVIPSREKGKQEIDSMKEDRKSGDGPTKGVINILSGGSTDGDSNRARNSWSRKESLALEERRQDSGPIITFGPRDLEGVNLPHNDVLLIQARIANYDIRRVFVDSGSSVNVLFQDAFEQMDLQGYELSPVTTALYGFAGHTVHPQGEMLLPITLGTGDGKKTIMTRFTLVEAPSSYNVILGRPTMNAFRAVASAYHQKIKFLVGDKVGEVRGDQPSSRKCYAETVKVDYKRARQIENQEGQGGREVFSVEESKGEYEEVELVLGQAGKSVKIARDLKTNLAKQLKSCLIRNKDVFAWAQDDLMGVSSHVAEHKLNITPRSRPLVDSTSGCELLCFMDAYQGYNQIPLALEDQDKVSFITSGGATYQRMMDKVFREQRGRNVEVYVDDILVKSRTRDCFILDLEETFSTVRRYGIKLNLAKCMFGVKRGKFLGFMVTERGIEVNPEKAQRFGWSVQCEQAFQELKEHLASLPILVKPEPGERLWIYLSTTERAGTGYYSYALKGAEVRYTEIERMALVLVITAQKLRPYFLSHPATVLTNSLLGRIMTHPDASGRLEEVWRVFVDGASGVGGSGVGVILISPTQEKIKIAMKLDFQASNNEVEYEAVIAGMRQARKVGVIEELGAGFITWGIEQIPREENMEADVLAKRAVTGENDDKESLLQREMMDALEVLEPVVREDTWMAPMVKYLTSGDLPADKGRARDMRRQAPRFAILGGRLYRRSYQGPLLKCLATGETEYVLREVHEGCYGNHGGSMSLARRILLSGYWWPTLQTDASKIARSCEGCQRFGNVQHSPTTNLKPVWASCPFDQWGLDIVGPFPQARAQKKFLLVAVDYFSKWVEAEPLAKITEGEVMKFLWKKIVCRFGLPRKLVSDNGRQFQGQKLADWCAEMDIKQAFTSVAYPQSNGQTEVTNRTIVQSLQARLHGMGKDWVEEIPSVLWAYRTTPHTATQESPFSLVYGSEAILPVEIGQPSARIKAYEGTEEGARAQELDLIEERREKAAHRMEAY; encoded by the exons ATGGCTTCTCATGAACAAACACCCTCAGAAGGCCCCCAGCAGGGCCGGAACATTGTTATTCCTCTGGAGCAGCTCGAATCATATGTGCAGGATATGATACAGAAATCCTTAGCAGCTACAAAGCAGCCACGATCAAAGGAAATCACaatggaagaagaagaaaaccgGGGTAATCCGAACCCTGATGCCCGGACCAGGGAAGGTGAAGAAGAGGAAAGTTCTTGGATGCACTCAATACAACCTTCTGTGGCGAACGAATTACATGAACTTAGGAGGAAGATACAGAAGTTGGAAGAAGAGGATCCCAAAATGGCCTGGTCTATCAAGATCCCGGGTTACCCTTTTTCACTGGAGGTGATAGAGGAGCCCTTGCCATCTCATTACAAGTCGGCAAAAATCCAGGAGTATGATGGGAGCACTGATCCAGAGGAGCACCTGGCTCGTTTTGAGAAT GTGTTTGAGAAGTTGGAGCCACAGAGTGTTCGATCGTTTGCAGAATTCAAGCAAGTGTTCTTGCAGCACTTCAGCAGTAGCAAGTGGTATAGGAAGACTACCTATAGCCTATTTGAAGCAAAACAGTCAGGAGAGAAATCTTTACGAACCTACATCAAAAGGTTCAATAAGATTACTTTGGAGGTCCCGACCTGCGCTCAGGAGACCAAGATCACTGCCTTCACCCAAGGTCTTCGGGAGGGGGAATTTTTCAAATCACTAGTGAAAAAAGCACCCCAGACTTTTGAGGATTTGTTGGCTCGAGCCGAGAAATACATTAACATGGAGGAAGCTCAGAAGCAAAAAAAGGAGGTAGCCCGGAGGAAGGGAGGCCGGGATCAAGGAAGAAGCAGGGAAAACCATGATCTCATGGGGCGGTTGTCCCGATATGCACCGCATCGAGGGATAAGAGATAGGACTGTGCACGTATGTGAAGAAGGGGTTGAAGTCCAGACCCCTGTTTCCAGAGAGAAGTTCGG GGAATGCCGAACGTTGCAGCAGAGACATCAGTTGCCTTATACAAGAGATGGTAAGCCGGTCCAGAAAAAGCCCCGAAGTCTGCCTTGGTTTCAGGGGTCACAGGTGTCGGTTCCCCCCCGGGATGTCATTCCTTCCCGGGAAAAGGGAAAACAAGAGATAGATTCTATGAAAGAAGATAGAAAATCGGGAGATGGGCCAACCAAAGGCGTCATTAACATATTATCGGGGGGATCTACTGACGGAGACTCAAATCGGGCTAGAAATTCTTGGAGTCGGAAGGAGAGTTTAGCGTTGGAAGAAAGGAGACAGGATTCAGGACCAATCATCACATTTGGACCCCGAGACTTGGAAGGAGTGAACCTGCCACATAATGATGTCTTGCTTATACAAGCTCGGATCGCTAATTATGATATACGAAGGGTGTTCGTAGACTCAGGAAGCTCGGTAAATGTCCTTTTTCAGGACGCCTTCGAGCAGATGGATCTGCAGGGGTATGAGTTGAGCCCAGTAACAACTGCCTTGTACGGATTTGCTGGGCACACAGTACATCCTCAAGGGGAAATGTTGCTGCCCATAACCTTGGGCACCGGAGATGGGAAGAAGACGATCATGACAAGGTTCACGTTGGTTGAAGCACCATCCTCCTACAACGTCATCTTGGGGAGGCCGACTATGAATGCCTTCCGAGCTGTGGCTTCAGCTTATCATCAGAAGATTAAATTTCTCGTGGGAGATAAGGTAGGAGAAGTTCGAGGAGATCAACCTTCTTCCCGAAAGTGTTATGCCGAGACAGTTAAAGTAGATTACAAAAGGGCGAGACAGATCGAGAATCAGGAAGGTCAGGGAGGAAGAGAAGTTTTTTCCGTGGAGGAATCCAAGGGCGAGTATGAAGAGGTGGAGCTGGTGCTCGGACAAGCAGGGAAGTCCGTCAAGATTGCCCGGGACTTAAAAACAAATTTGGCCAAGCAATTGAAAAGCTGCCTCATCCGGAACAAGGATGTGTTTGCCTGGGCTCAGGACGATTTGATGGGAGTTTCATCTCATGTTGCGGAGCATAAACTCAACATCACCCCTAGATCCCGACCT TTGGTGGATTCCACGTCCGGATGTGAATTGTTGTGCTTCATGGATGCATATCAGGGCTATAATCAAATTCCTTTAGCTCTGGAGGATCAAGACAAAGTCAGCTTTATCACATCTGGAG GGGCTACATATCAGAGGATGATGGACAAAGTCTTCCGGGAGCAGAGGGGTCGGAACGTGGAggtatatgtggatgatatattgGTGAAATCCAGGACCCGGGATTGTTTTATTCTCGACTTGGAGGAAACTTTTTCCACAGTTCGGCGGTATGGGATCAAGTTGAATCTAGCCAAGTGTATGTTCGGAGTTAAAAGGGGTAAGTTTCTGGGGTTCATGGTGACTGAACGAGGGATAGAAGTCAACCCAGAAAAG GCCCAGAGGTTTGGCTGGTCCGTGCAATGTGAGCAGGCTTTTCAGGAATTGAAGGAACATTTGGCTAGTTTGCCTATCCTGGTTAAGCCTGAGCCGGGGGAAAGGTTATGGATATATTTGTCTACTACCGAGAGAGCG ggtacgggctactacagttatGCTTTGAAGGGGGCGGAAGTCAGATACACGGAGATTGAGAGGATGGCTCTGGTTTTGGTAATCACAGCACAGAAATTGAGACCTTATTTCCTGTCTCACCCAGCAACTGTCCTTACCAATAGCCTCCTAGGGCGGATCATGACTCATCCAGATGCCTCAGGGAGGCTC GAAGAAGTATGGAGAGTATTTGTAGATGGAGCCAGTGGTGTTGGAGGCAGTGGCGTAGGAGTCATCTTGATTTCACCCACCCAGGAGAAAATCAAAATAGCCATGAAGTTAGATTTCCAGGCCTCCAACAACGAAGTTGAATATGAGGCTGTGATAGCTGGGATGAGACAGGCTCGGAAAGTTGGG GTGATTGAAGAGCTCGGGGCTGGGTTCATTACTTGGGGTATAGAGCAGATACCCCGGGAAGAAAATATGGAAGCCGACGTCTTGGCTAAAAGAGCTGTCACTGGGGAAAACGATGATAAAGAATCTTTATTACAAAGGGAAATGATGGATGCTTTAGAGGTCCTGGAGCCGGTCGTCCGAGAAGATACATGGATGGCCCCGATGGTCAAATACCTTACCAGTGGGGATCTTCCGGCAGACAAAGGACGAGCCCGGGACATGCGGAGACAGGCACCCAGGTTTGCTATCTTGGGAGGTAGGCTGTATAGGCGTTCTTATCAGGGCCCTTTGCTCAAATGCTTAGCAACAGGGGAAACAGAATATGTCTTGAGGGAAGTGCACGAGGGATGCTATGGAAACCATGGAGGATCTATGAGTCTGGCTAGACGGATATTGCTGTCAGGGTACTGGTGGCCCACTTTGCAGACGGATGCATCCAAAATTGCCCGGTCTTGTGAAGGATGTCAAAGGTTTGGCAATGTGCAGCATAGCCCGACAACTAATTTGAAGCCGGTATGGGCCTCGTGCCCTTTTGATCAATGGGGTCTGGACATAGTAGGACCTTTCCCACAAGCTCGGGCACAGAAAAAATTCTTGCTAGTGGCCGtggattatttttcaaaatgggtggaagcgGAGCCTTTGGCAAAAATAACAGAAGGCGAGGTGATGAAGTTTTTGTGGAAGAAAATAGTATGCCGGTTTGGGCTCCCAAGGAAGTTGGTCTCGGATAATGGCAGACAATTTCAGGGGCAGAAATTGGCAGATTGGTGTGCAGAGATGGACATTAAGCAAGCCTTCACCTCAGTCGCCTACCCTCAAAGTAACGGTCAAACAGAGGTAACCAACCGTACTATTGTTCAATCTTTGCAGGCTCGGTTGCATGGAATGGGAAAGGACTGGGTAGAGGAGATCCCGAGTGTGTTGTGGGCATACCGAACCACTCCTCATACTGCTACACAGGAATCACCTTTTAGCCTGGTATATGGGTCGGAGGCTATTCTGCCAGTAGAAATCGGACAGCCTTCAGCTCGGATCAAGGCATATGAGGGTACAGAAGAAGGGGCCCGGGCACAAGAATTGGATCTCATTGAAGAGCGAAGGGAGAAAGCAGCTCACAGAATGGAGGCCTATTGA
- the LOC140885551 gene encoding agamous-like MADS-box protein AGL104, whose protein sequence is MGRVKLQIKKIENTTNRQVTFSKRRNGLIKKAYELSVLCDVDVALIMFSPSGRVSIFSGNRSIEEIISRYVNLPEHERGRLQNQEHLQRALGKLKSDADRNFQAASSSPASVIDSQVEEIQQEILKCRCQLEDMEKRLRIYEGDTSDITTLCEAEYREQILEENLKHVRVRKQVLQDQYIPCSAQTSSQVNFPHETLNINALAARNPSGLDWLPQRDPQVQILNFLDSNGLLPISDQSQHMDNMLPSSLTLVHAPSVHVHNHLNPSRRIGEDDTQQPEFGLDVNLSPWTELYPAGNDPFPSAQPRERAILELYLSQLTPVNQDPV, encoded by the exons ATGGGGAGAGTGAAGCTTCAGATCAAGAAAATCGAGAACACGACGAACAGACAAGTCACTTTCTCCAAGAGAAGAAATGGGCTGATCAAGAAAGCTTACGAGCTTTCTGTTCTTTGTGATGTCGACGTGGCTCTCATCATGTTTTCTCCTTCCGGAAGAGTTAGCATTTTCTCAGGAAATCGAAg CATCGAAGAGATCATATCACGATATGTGAATCTCCCCGAGCATGAGCGAGGAAG GCTACAGAACCAAGAG CATCTTCAAAGGGCTCTTGGCAAGTTGAAATCTGATGCAGATCGAAATTTTCAAGCAGCCAGCAG CAGCCCTGCTAGCGTGATTGATTCTCAAGTTGAG GAAATTCAGCAAGAAATTCTGAAATGTAGGTGCCAACTTGAGGATATGGAGAAAAGATTAAG GATTTATGAAGGAGATACTTCTGATATCACCACGTTGTGTGAGGCGGAGTATAGAGAACAAATTCTTGAAGAAAATTTGAAGCATGTCCGAGTTCGGAAG CAAGTTCTGCAGGACCAGTATATCCCTTGTAGTGCACAAACGTCGTCGCAG GTGAATTTCCCACATGAAACGTTGAACATAAATGCTTTGGCCGCAAGAAATCCGAGTGGATTGGATTGGCTTCCACAAAGAGATCCTCAAGTTCAAATCCTCAACTTTTTGGATTCGAATGGCTTGCTTCCCATAAG CGATCAGTCTCAACACATGGACAACATGCTGCCATCATCCTTAACTCTTGTTCACGCCCCAAGCGTGCACGTCCATAATCATTTGAACCCGAGTAGGAGAATCGGCGAAGATGATACACAACAGCCCGAATTCGGGCTCGATGTCAATCTTTCACCATGGACAGAACTATATCCTGCTG GAAATGATCCTTTTCCAAGTGCGCAACCCCGAGAGCGAGCCATTCTTGAATTGTATCTGTCTCAGCTTACGCCGGTGAATCAGGATCCTGTTTGA